From Osmerus mordax isolate fOsmMor3 chromosome 8, fOsmMor3.pri, whole genome shotgun sequence, a single genomic window includes:
- the LOC136947788 gene encoding 5-hydroxytryptamine receptor 1B-like, whose translation MEHSSHLKPTSVVYGEFFNISTNDTNRTLTSKEENESSLAFQVGLAVTLSLLTFATTLSNAFVIATIYKSRKLHTPANFLIASLALTDLLVSILVMPISALYTVCQSWTLGQIICDIWLSSDITCCTASILHLCVIALDRYWAITDAVEYSKKRTPARAAGMIATAWVIAISISLPPFFWRQVKAEEVTSCNVNTDHIFYTIYSTFGAFYIPTLLLIALYGRIYVEARKRILKQSPSKPGKRLTSAHLITNSPGSVASTSSLNYGTNDNCSCDTTSTANLNQVKVTVSDALLEKKRISAARERKATKTLGIILGAYIICWLPFFIYTLLVPVCDSCFHPELFDIFTWLGYLNSLINPIIYTMSNEDFKKAFHKLIRFKCCRS comes from the coding sequence ATGGAGCACTCTAGTCACTTAAAGCCAACATCTGTTGTTTATGGAGAGTTTTTTAATATTTCAACCAACGATACAAATCGGACTTTAACGTCGAAAGAAGAGAACGAGTCTAGTTTAGCTTTCCAAGTGGGTTTAGCTGTTACGTTATCTCTACTAACTTTTGCAACGACTTTATCAAATGCGTTTGTTATTGCCACTATATATAAATCTAGAAAACTGCACACCCCTGCAAACTTTCTGATTGCTTCTCTTGCTCTTACAGACCTTTTAGTGTCGATATTAGTGATGCCAATAAGTGCACTGTACACGGTGTGCCAATCCTGGACTCTGGGTCAAATTATTTGTGATATTTGGTTGTCTTCAGACATAACGTGCTGCACCGCTTCTATTCTTCACCTGTGTGTGATTGCTCTGGACCGTTACTGGGCAATAACAGATGCTGTTGAATACTCCAAGAAGCGCACTCCAGCGCGCGCTGCGGGAATGATCGCCACAGCCTGGGTTATTGCGATCTCAATATCTCTTCCGCCCTTCTTCTGGCGTCAGGTCAAAGCTGAGGAGGTAACCAGTTGCAACGTGAACACTGACCATATTTTCTATACAATTTACTCAACTTTTGGAGCGTTCTATATTCCCACATTGCTACTTATAGCCCTCTACGGCAGGATCTATGTGGAAGCCAGAAAGAGAATTTTGAAACAGTCGCCTTCCAAACCTGGAAAAAGACTGACCTCAGCACATTTGATTACAAACTCGCCAGGTTCAGTTGCATCGACTTCATCTCTTAACTACGGAACTAACGACAATTGCTCTTGTGACACTACATCCACTGCAAATCTAAACCAGGTGAAAGTCACCGTGTCTGACGCGCTTCTAGAAAAAAAGAGGATATCtgcagccagagagagaaaagctacAAAAACTTTAGGAATAATTCTCGGTGCCTACATCATATGTTGGCTCCCGTTTTTCATTTACACTTTATTAGTTCCTGTTTGTGATTCATGTTTTCATCCAGAATTATTTGACATATTCACATGGCTGGGCTACCTGAACTCTCTAATTAACCCTATTATTTACACCATGTCAAATGAAGATTTCAAGAAAGCTTTCCATAAACTCATTCGCTTTAAATGTTGCAGGTCCTGA